One Aegilops tauschii subsp. strangulata cultivar AL8/78 chromosome 2, Aet v6.0, whole genome shotgun sequence genomic window, CGGGCGACAACGGCAGGAACAAGAGGGTGCGTTCGTGGCGGAGCTCGAGATCCTCCCCCGCCTCCGTCACGACCACATCGTGGGCCTCGTGGGCTGGTGCTCGGAGGACGGCGATCGCATGTTCGTGTACCAGTACCAGCACACTAGCAACGGCACGCTCAGGGACCACCTGACGCTGGGCGGAGGCCGCGGTTCTGCCTCTGCGTCGCCGGCGACGTCGTCGTGGAAGGTGCGCGTCCAGGCACTGCTGGGCGCGTCGAGAGCCGTCGACCACCTGCACCGCGTGTCCGCTCCGCAGATCATCCACCGCAACGTCAGCTCGTCCAGCATCCTTCTGGACGAGAGCTGGTTGGCCCGCGTGTCCGGCTTCGGCGCCGCTGTTTTGCAAGCGGCGACGAAGGGCGAGCTACATGGTCAGCTCGTTGGGGAGGTCGTCGGCCACTTTGGGTATATCGACCCGGAGTACCGCCGCACGCACCGTGTGACTCCGGCGAGCGACGTGTACAGCTTCGGCGTGGTGATCCTGGAGGTGTTGACGGGGAGGCCGCCTAGCTGGGAGGAGGCACATACCTTGGTTGGATTTGCTGTCCCGTTCATCGAGGGTGGGAACCTGGGGCCTTTGCTGGACAGGCGCCCATCGCCAGAGCCGACGCCGGGGCAGTTGCAGGCGCTGGAGCTTGTGGCGTACACGGCCGCACGCTGTTTGTGGCGCCGGGACCGGCCCGCCATGTCAGACGTGGTGACCAACCTCGATATGGCGCTCGGGCTCATAGAGCGTGATGACTCTAAGCCGTACACTGTTGgagccgaggccgcagccaagatTGACGAGAGGGCTACCAAAACCGCCTTCGCCGAGATCAATGTCGAAGAGTCTGTAGAACCAGACGAGGACTCTTGGTCTTGGGGAGAATATCAGATGGCAGTGGCACCATCACTTACATGCTCGTATGACACCAATTTAAAAAGTCTGATTTAAAAGTTTAAAAAGTCAAAAAATATTTTGAATGTTCGCAACACATTGCGTCTACATCTCCTAAAaaatccagatccaaattcaaagtACATATAAAGAAAAAAAACAGATGTGAATAACATAGTTTTTGACATTGTGTTAAAAACTCCAGTCTTGtggttttctcttttttgtttctctaTGTGTACTTTGAAACATGTGTTTCGAACATCCATATATTTTTCAGAATTATTCGAAACATTTAAAATTGGCTTCTTCAAACTGGTATTCATGGGAAGAGTGAAATGCACCACTGATTCATTAACTAAAATTGATTGCACACTTTAGGTCAAAAACACTCTCTCGAGCCATTAGCAAAAGCATCGGATGTCCATACTGAATGCCTCAATTTTCAGCCTACTTTCTCCACTCCTTTTCGCGCAACGTGAAAGTACCGCTATGCATTTGATGAGAAAACTTGGCCACATCAGGATCCAAGCTGCCAGCGTTCACGCATAAGACTTTTTCTTCCTCTTTTGTATTTTCATGTACGAGACTCTGCATTCTTTTTCCCCTTGAGCTCATTGCTCTTGGCACATGTCTCCTCCTTCTTCGTCATGATGCATGGACGGAGCCAGGATTCTAACGTTGGTGGGTGGGGGGCGAGATTTTGCCTATAGTGTGGAGGCTTGTCGGAAAAAAACCATTGTAGATATAGCATAGGTTAAGAAACTAAATTTCCATCAAGGGAATTCTGAACAATTTAATTTTGATCAAAAGTTGTCACTTTTTTTTTTGAGAGAACTATGGCGCTATATTGATTAAGGAACATCAGAACACAAAATCTCCCAGATCAGGTTCGGAGCAGAATGAAAGATAGAACATGAAACAACACTCTCACACGACCTAGCTAGGACATGCGCCGAGTAGTTCGAAGTCTGACTAACATGACGAAAGGAAACACGGGAGAAAGGCTCCAGCATCAGCTTGATGTCCGCAACCACTGTGCCCACAACAGATCTGTCGACGACCGACGAATTCATACACTGCACCAGGGACAAGCAATCTGAAGCAAAGATAACCGAAGAGAAACCTTCAGCAGAAGCAAGCAAGACTACATGTCGTAACGCCTCGGCTTCAGCAAGTTCGGACGTTGCCATTCATGACAAGGGCTGGCTGCAAGCAACCAAGCATGCTCCATGGTGGTCTCAAATGACAGCACCCACTCCCACCTTGTGTAGACCATCAAAAACTACAGCATCAACATTGATCAATACCATAGCTGGCAGCGGCGGAGACCATCGACCAGGGGGAGAATTCGTCCCATTGTTGTGTCGGGTGCGGTTTATAACAATGTTGCTGAATTAGGTCCACATAGTCTTGAATCTTGAGGGcaacctgttggaaatatgccctaaaggaaataatatttgtattattatattttcatattcataattaaagggtttatattctatgctataactgctatgatcatggaatatgcgattcagtgAAAAACTCAATGTACGCGTGGAATAATAAATGGTAAATAAAAGGTTcctagtctcgcctctaagactagctcaaatGTTGTTAGTGATCACGTTTTCCAGATCTTAGGATAGCGTTAAGTGTAACGATgatcctaaaacaacattgagattatGACATTAGAAGAACAATCATATTGAACCGACCCAATCTTGTTTGTTATGAATTGAGTTAATATCGTCTACATTCAATTATAATAACACGGAGTGTTAACATGTGATAttgctccttagaccatgagagtatcgtggtcacttcttaccgtacggtgggctttggggttgctcaaacgtcacctgtaacaaggtgatcataacgacaacttacgggttcatcggaaagtttgacaagtggCCGGATAGCTCGAGAATGGAATTTGCTCCTCtaacgatggagagatattcttacggccctctcggtgtgatggcattgatcatcgtctggccagacacacgTAACTTCGTCACTGGGATGCCGAAACAcaataacgagaaagaagaacaaaaccggtaacgaggattTCGGTCTAGTGAGCATAGtgatgactcaggaggataccgatgcatcccgggttttgtgaagtatcgcgaagcaaagagaacatcacataataaccaaaggttcactcaaaTATCATTCTTCCACTCATAGGGACTGACCCGGACGTCCATGGTCCCGTCGTCGGTCATTGAACGAAcggtttcgttcatgtctatgagttaccgaacctacggggtcacaagcttaaggaaatcacgatctgctgagtgttagtaggacgggggtcatgagaatatatttgtggaattATTTCATGAATGTTCGGAATAGTTCCGAGAGGATCCGGAAACGTTTCGGGGTCACCGGAGGGGTTTCGGTGAATATCGGGTAATACCGGGTATTACCcgtgtgtgtgtctatatatatataggtgaaaaaTGTTTTCGGAGATGTTAAAATATATATAAAATGATCTAGAGTTATTTAGaacattttatatttaatttaagtATCAATGGGTCTTAAAAGGCCAAGAGGTGGAGGAAGTTATGGCCACATAGGCCCATAAGGAAGTGCccccctaccccccccccccccccccccctccttgtggGGTATTTTTTTGATATCCTACTTTCATCTGGTATAACTGCATGGGACTGTAATTATTTAATGCATTTTGCATCACATACTTTATTACTGTACATATTACttgtattttttgttttttcttattgCTTCTGTGCTACTGATTCCGCCACAGCAAAATTTATTTTGTTCTCGGGCGTAAAACCTTAACTTGAGCTCTTGATTTGTCAAGCTATCCAGCTATTGTCATATATATTATCACACAATGTCATGTTAGAAGGACCCTTGATTTCATCAGACCCCGATGGTTTTAGTTTCTCATGATGGTTGGGGAAGTAGCTTCTGGCCAAGCTATACTATGATGACGAGTAGAGTCAACATTTTTATTGTTGCAAGGATCACAAAGAAAGAAATCAGTATTCAATAGATAGTAGATTGATCTTTTGTAGCATCTTTCTTATAAATTAGCTTGCTTCATAATCAGTTGCTCTATCCAGGTTCTTTGGACTGCATGATGAGACATGGATTCCTAAGGATTGTTCAAGTGCATTCAGCGTCAATGGATGGAACACAGAATAGCCTAGGACACAATGAGCAGGCGAGCCTTATCATCTTGCATCTTCGTAATCTCATGCATTTCATATAGATATGGTACAAAACATACAACAGAAGTGCTACTCTTTTTTCCCCCTTATATCATCTGATTTCTTATCAATATGGGTGACTGCAGGTACGTCCCCAGGGAGACCGCTACTACCGTCACTGTTGAAGGAATCACAGTTGTGCTGGAAGGTCTTGCCTTCCTGCTTGCTGTGTCTGCCTTCTCATCTTATTTATGATCGTTTATGTGAAGAAGCAGCAGCAACCTGATTTGTTTTCTTGTGTAGTAATATGTGAGTTGCATTTGCAGGCATATATGTGTCAAGTCAATCTTTGTTAGTTAGATGTTGTTAGTGTTTTTCTATCAGACATGGTTCTGCAATGAGCTTGACTGCTTAAGTCTCACTCAGATTTTAGACTTGATTATTAACTGCTTCATTTCATTAAGATGTGAGGTCCTGATCCCAATGACAGAGCATCATCGCCCTCTGAACTAATATTCATGAGAGCTCACTGTTTGATTTTGTTGAACCATGCAAGTTCAAAATTTGATGAAGCCATGCATTCCTCGGGAACGAAAGTACCGTGGTCCTTCTGTACTCGATAAAATTAATGTTGTATTTGCCTGGTATAAGAAATATAGTGCAATGCCGACAGATAGTGTTGTATTTGCCGGGTATTAATTTACAGGTGTTGTGTCGAAAGCAGGCTTAGGAGAACACACATGCACGGCCAGCAGCACGGATTAGCCGATGGAACCAATAACAAGAGAAATGACGGAAAATAGGAGGGAGACGGTGAGATTGACATTGGGCAGTCGTATGCAATTGTGTCACTAAGCTAATCCGTGCAGCTGGCCGATGTTGGGCAGACGTATGCAATTGTTGGTCGGATTAGGCCCAGCTAGTCAATTGTTTTTGGGCAGCACTAAGAATTAATGAATGCATGCTGTACAATTTTCTCTGATTTTCTAACAAATGTGAAATGTTGCCCAGCTGATATTTGAGATGtaaattactccctccgttccaaaatgtagttcatataatttttttaaaaagtcAAACCACACAAACTTTAACCAATTTTGtgaagaaaaacatttacatctacaATTCTCTATTCATTCCATAATATAGTGCGCCCACGCTTT contains:
- the LOC109760331 gene encoding probable serine/threonine-protein kinase PBL23; its protein translation is MAVTTVATAAQLALYVHGLVTKITKAAETVKQNKLECDHLARRVSVIGKLLPRLQLQDPEVAQPLAGLGDTLQEAHDIIVACQKWSASRKFFYAGVQAEKFREVNGRIDSHLILIPLLSHISITRRLDQIIPAPTPTRVLLPIVATASDMVPSLELQEFTSAEITILTGNFHHVLREDSSMTVYKGRLHDGLDVTVKCLKNYGRQRQEQEGAFVAELEILPRLRHDHIVGLVGWCSEDGDRMFVYQYQHTSNGTLRDHLTLGGGRGSASASPATSSWKVRVQALLGASRAVDHLHRVSAPQIIHRNVSSSSILLDESWLARVSGFGAAVLQAATKGELHGQLVGEVVGHFGYIDPEYRRTHRVTPASDVYSFGVVILEVLTGRPPSWEEAHTLVGFAVPFIEGGNLGPLLDRRPSPEPTPGQLQALELVAYTAARCLWRRDRPAMSDVVTNLDMALGLIERDDSKPYTVGAEAAAKIDERATKTAFAEINVEEYVPRETATTVTVEGITVVLEGLAFLLAVSAFSSYL